The Legionella sp. PATHC032 genome has a window encoding:
- the ansA gene encoding asparaginase, producing MKKRVLIINTGGTISSIKTSHGYEPSPGFIQKALAGIPALKHQDMPDYIIKEYQPLLDSSNMTVTEWNRIARDIAHEYEQFDGFVVLHGTDTMAYTASALSFMLEYLGKPVIVTGSQIPLSEIRNDATDNLITSLWLCAHQPIHEVCIYFNQHLFRGNRTQKISAQRFNAFDSPNYPPLASIGINIELHQHRLLPRPKAPFHLQTITPHFIANFRLFPGFASDVLEYILNQPLRGLILETYGAGNAQNNDPRFLHLLKEACGRGVIIINCTQCHQGKVEMNQYATGHTLKEAGLISGHDMTPEAAHCKLLYLLSKNLEIPEIKKLIETNLCGELQV from the coding sequence ATGAAAAAACGAGTTTTAATTATCAATACTGGTGGCACAATCAGTAGCATAAAAACATCGCATGGTTATGAGCCTTCACCAGGATTCATTCAAAAAGCGTTGGCAGGCATTCCTGCACTAAAACATCAAGACATGCCTGACTACATTATTAAAGAATATCAGCCGCTACTTGATTCCTCTAATATGACCGTCACGGAATGGAACAGGATTGCCAGAGATATTGCTCACGAATACGAACAATTTGACGGATTTGTTGTTTTACATGGCACCGATACTATGGCTTATACTGCTTCCGCTTTGTCATTTATGTTAGAGTATTTGGGAAAACCAGTCATAGTCACTGGTTCACAGATTCCTTTATCCGAGATCCGTAATGATGCGACAGATAATCTCATTACCTCCTTGTGGCTTTGTGCTCATCAGCCTATCCATGAGGTATGCATCTATTTTAATCAACATTTGTTTCGAGGCAACCGCACTCAAAAGATTAGCGCCCAACGCTTCAATGCTTTTGATTCGCCCAACTACCCACCTTTGGCATCGATTGGTATCAATATAGAATTACATCAACATCGTTTATTGCCACGTCCCAAAGCACCGTTCCATCTGCAAACTATTACTCCTCATTTTATCGCCAATTTCCGCCTGTTTCCAGGTTTTGCCTCTGACGTTCTTGAATACATTTTAAATCAACCTTTACGGGGTTTAATCCTTGAAACCTATGGGGCAGGTAATGCGCAGAACAATGATCCAAGATTTTTACATTTGCTTAAGGAGGCTTGTGGCAGGGGGGTTATTATTATTAATTGCACTCAATGCCACCAGGGAAAAGTGGAAATGAATCAATACGCAACAGGACATACTTTAAAAGAGGCGGGCTTGATTAGCGGTCATGATATGACACCTGAAGCGGCTCATTGCAAATTGCTGTACTTATTAAGCAAGAATCTGGAAATCCCTGAAATCAAAAAACTTATTGAAACCAATTTGTGTGGTGAACTGCAGGTTTAA
- a CDS encoding lpg2874 family Dot/Icm T4SS effector gives MNIFLKVLKKLIKEKLSELSANLKWKSETLGYNTKLSIDQKNVIDKLEESIVLFKDTGNDEADLLSINTLIDTARIQIQSIRESYGEPRDKGESVTCLNNLKNHSNDFLGKLKKFDFDLLNRAYTETPENIVYYHAAIYLGDEIFSPRTGIDYEIRTKKEGQLAVRLQALSERINPTHNLEEQRKRALQVLQDLAQDNQNAIKKDKGFSLPGLSFWGVSVVTPSDWFSSGEGRFGVEFNTAVRTIQGMTESQFERPVVKQTTTKQEDSKPSDVKKTEATEEEDEEHSSDQTHTM, from the coding sequence ATGAATATATTTCTAAAGGTTTTAAAGAAATTAATAAAGGAAAAATTGAGCGAGTTATCTGCCAATTTGAAATGGAAGTCAGAAACCCTTGGGTATAATACAAAATTATCAATCGATCAAAAGAATGTCATTGATAAACTGGAAGAAAGTATCGTTCTCTTTAAAGATACAGGCAATGACGAAGCGGATTTGCTGTCAATCAATACATTGATAGATACTGCCCGAATACAAATTCAATCCATAAGAGAATCCTATGGTGAGCCGAGAGATAAAGGAGAGTCTGTCACTTGTCTCAATAATTTGAAAAATCATTCCAACGATTTTCTTGGCAAACTAAAGAAATTTGATTTTGATCTGTTAAATAGGGCTTATACAGAAACGCCTGAAAATATTGTCTATTACCATGCTGCCATCTATCTGGGTGATGAAATTTTTAGTCCCAGAACAGGGATCGATTACGAAATCAGAACCAAAAAAGAAGGGCAATTGGCAGTAAGACTGCAAGCGTTAAGTGAGCGAATTAATCCAACCCACAATCTGGAAGAACAAAGAAAAAGAGCGTTGCAAGTATTGCAAGATCTTGCCCAAGACAATCAAAACGCTATCAAGAAAGATAAAGGTTTTTCGCTTCCTGGTTTAAGCTTTTGGGGTGTTTCAGTGGTTACGCCATCGGATTGGTTTAGTTCAGGAGAAGGACGCTTTGGAGTTGAATTTAATACGGCTGTTCGCACTATTCAAGGAATGACGGAAAGCCAATTTGAAAGACCAGTGGTAAAACAAACAACGACAAAGCAAGAAGACAGCAAACCATCCGATGTAAAAAAAACAGAGGCAACAGAAGAAGAGGATGAGGAACATTCATCCGATCAGACTCATACGATGTAA
- the glmU gene encoding bifunctional UDP-N-acetylglucosamine diphosphorylase/glucosamine-1-phosphate N-acetyltransferase GlmU translates to MNLQIIILAAGQGKRMYSDTPKVLHHLAGKPMLTHVVETARQLSPDAIHVIYGHGGEQIKNSLPDLPVHWVHQAEQLGTGHAVLQAIPYIPDDAYVLVLSADVPLIQVETLQSLIECSQRQNPDHPVLALLVAELENPSGLGRIIRNNQGEIYSIVEEKDASEQVKNIKEIYSGVCCTLASNLKKWLPQLSNDNAQGEYYLTEIISLAVQSKMPITSLTAKNNFEIQGINNRQQLQQLERIWQQRMANQLMEKGVTLADANRFDLRGELYCGKDVYIDINCIFTGKVVLGNGCKIGPNCSLTNVTLGDGCEIYANSVLEGCHIANDCHIGPFARLRSGTQLASHCKIGNFVETKKAIFDEGTKASHLSYLGDVLLGKNVNVGAGTITCNYDGVNKHQTIIEDGVFIGSDTQLVAPVTVGANATIGAGSTIRRNVPPDELTLTESRQKTIYGWKRPVKKERG, encoded by the coding sequence ATGAATTTACAAATTATTATTTTAGCTGCAGGGCAAGGTAAAAGAATGTATTCGGACACGCCCAAAGTTCTTCACCACCTAGCCGGCAAACCGATGCTAACCCACGTCGTGGAAACCGCTCGGCAACTAAGCCCCGATGCAATTCATGTCATTTATGGTCATGGTGGTGAACAAATTAAAAATTCACTCCCCGACTTACCTGTTCATTGGGTGCATCAGGCAGAGCAACTAGGAACTGGCCATGCCGTTTTGCAAGCCATACCCTATATCCCTGACGATGCATACGTTCTGGTTTTATCTGCTGATGTTCCCCTGATTCAAGTAGAAACTCTTCAATCATTAATTGAATGCAGCCAACGTCAAAATCCAGATCATCCTGTTTTAGCACTCCTGGTTGCAGAACTAGAAAATCCAAGCGGTCTTGGGCGTATTATCAGAAACAACCAAGGTGAAATTTATAGCATTGTAGAAGAAAAGGATGCAAGTGAGCAAGTAAAGAATATAAAAGAAATTTATTCTGGAGTTTGTTGCACTTTGGCAAGTAACCTGAAGAAATGGTTGCCTCAACTAAGCAACGACAACGCACAGGGTGAATATTATTTAACTGAAATTATCTCATTGGCTGTACAAAGTAAAATGCCCATTACGTCATTAACAGCTAAAAATAATTTTGAAATCCAGGGCATCAATAATCGCCAACAATTACAGCAACTGGAGCGCATCTGGCAACAAAGAATGGCTAATCAACTCATGGAAAAAGGCGTCACTCTGGCTGATGCCAATCGCTTTGATTTGAGAGGTGAGTTATATTGCGGCAAAGACGTCTACATCGACATTAATTGCATTTTTACTGGTAAGGTGGTTTTAGGCAATGGCTGCAAAATTGGCCCAAACTGCAGTCTGACAAATGTCACATTAGGCGATGGATGTGAAATTTATGCCAATAGCGTATTGGAAGGCTGTCATATAGCAAATGACTGCCACATTGGCCCCTTTGCCCGCTTGCGCTCAGGAACGCAATTGGCTTCCCATTGTAAAATTGGCAATTTTGTCGAAACTAAAAAAGCGATTTTTGATGAAGGCACGAAGGCCAGTCACCTCAGTTATTTAGGGGATGTTTTACTAGGGAAAAATGTAAACGTTGGCGCTGGAACCATTACTTGTAATTACGATGGGGTTAATAAACATCAGACCATTATCGAAGATGGTGTTTTTATTGGGTCAGATACTCAATTAGTTGCTCCAGTTACTGTGGGCGCTAATGCAACAATAGGAGCAGGGAGTACCATACGCAGGAATGTGCCACCTGATGAGTTAACATTAACCGAATCACGACAAAAAACCATCTATGGCTGGAAAAGGCCGGTAAAAAAGGAGAGAGGTTAA
- a CDS encoding anion transporter has translation MPYAVIILLIVLIAIALRQVVRVVIPIWAIMATGAIAVLLCQQITPSRAFTAIEPDVMLYLFGVFFISQAAEESGYLAFLTDQIFYYATNGKQTLMLIVSILGLSSALLMNDTIAIIGTPIILQLCQSHKNLIKPLLLALAFSITIGSTMSPIGNPQNLLIAIKGEMASPFFEFFKYLAMPTLLNLGIVYFFIHFLYRNELRVPIKKPVLPLINDRRNLTLVKMSLIMMLVLTMIKILTDFLHYSEFQVNFSYIALLSAVPIWFSKHRWNYIKKLDWGTLVFFASTFILMQSVWDSGFFQTRMSNFHIDVSHIIVIFIMSIILSQFISNVPLVTIYLPLLMSHTHSSINLLSLAAGSTIAGNLSILGAASNIIIIQNSEKRGIRGFGFLEFIIVGAPLTLFNLLVYISFLQKA, from the coding sequence ATGCCTTACGCTGTCATCATTCTTCTGATTGTTCTTATTGCGATTGCTTTGCGCCAGGTTGTCAGGGTTGTCATTCCAATTTGGGCAATTATGGCAACAGGAGCTATTGCTGTTTTGCTTTGTCAACAGATAACTCCATCACGCGCTTTTACTGCCATTGAACCGGATGTCATGCTTTATTTGTTTGGCGTTTTTTTTATTTCGCAAGCCGCAGAGGAAAGCGGCTACCTCGCCTTTCTTACCGATCAAATTTTTTATTATGCGACTAATGGAAAACAAACGTTAATGCTGATTGTTTCCATTCTCGGTTTAAGCTCCGCGTTGTTAATGAATGACACCATTGCCATTATAGGTACACCTATCATTTTACAACTGTGTCAGTCACACAAAAATTTAATTAAACCCCTGCTGTTGGCATTGGCATTTTCCATTACCATTGGAAGTACCATGAGTCCTATAGGCAATCCACAGAATTTATTAATTGCTATTAAAGGAGAGATGGCTTCGCCATTTTTTGAATTTTTCAAATATCTGGCTATGCCTACCTTGTTAAATCTGGGTATAGTTTATTTTTTTATTCATTTTTTATACAGAAATGAATTAAGAGTACCCATTAAAAAACCAGTCCTCCCACTGATAAATGACCGTCGCAACCTTACTTTGGTTAAAATGAGTTTGATCATGATGTTAGTTCTAACCATGATCAAGATATTGACAGATTTCCTGCATTATTCAGAGTTTCAAGTGAATTTTAGTTACATCGCGCTCTTGTCGGCTGTACCAATCTGGTTTAGCAAGCATCGATGGAATTATATAAAAAAACTGGATTGGGGAACTTTAGTTTTTTTTGCAAGTACCTTTATTTTAATGCAAAGCGTATGGGATAGCGGCTTTTTCCAAACCAGAATGAGTAATTTTCATATTGATGTCAGCCACATCATAGTGATTTTTATAATGAGTATTATCCTGAGTCAATTTATATCTAATGTCCCATTAGTAACAATATACTTGCCTTTATTGATGAGTCATACTCATTCCAGTATAAACCTGCTGAGCCTGGCTGCGGGAAGTACTATTGCCGGTAATCTCTCGATCCTGGGGGCAGCAAGTAACATTATTATTATTCAAAACAGTGAAAAACGTGGTATTAGAGGTTTTGGATTTCTGGAATTTATAATTGTAGGAGCTCCTCTCACCTTATTTAATCTATTAGTGTATATCTCATTCCTGCAAAAAGCATAA
- a CDS encoding VUT family protein has protein sequence MNQSLSPQQSPGFLFIAVSMITCLILLINVSFKIILLGGLVFAINSLICPLIAALFLFALRNCTFKEQRHLLNICLMTLYMFCIGVYVLVNLPAAEYMHDNPAYQVIFEEIPKKFFATTIAFALSFYLPHLLFCTKADRVLSTPKQCVLLALLGGVSFFCLDFYLLFSAPHAHSFKQIFIDSFMIASLLLLIIGVVYLTFLLNDKQYKGKALIEATEVTLFPIYQYLICFAVTVILVCLACEYRIIAINKDLVLSASCIFFPITIIISSIVGELWGYQANLKLALALLAAQFIFDILLMGSVALPSPPFFNLNPFYHYIMPRRLSAASLSLFVTFLGNAMLLHYLKYSKWKINRSLRILIANISVNSLLCLVDYSLLYGGIYPYEQIINLAVSVWQYKLLTALISLPVILWMCKILEKNYSLVVQAERN, from the coding sequence ATGAATCAATCGTTATCACCCCAACAGTCACCTGGGTTTTTATTCATCGCAGTGAGCATGATAACTTGTCTGATATTATTAATTAACGTTTCTTTCAAAATTATTCTACTCGGGGGACTGGTATTTGCAATAAACAGTTTGATTTGCCCCCTTATCGCAGCCTTGTTTTTATTCGCATTGAGAAATTGTACCTTCAAAGAACAACGTCATTTACTTAATATTTGTTTGATGACCTTATATATGTTTTGTATTGGGGTTTATGTGCTTGTCAATTTACCTGCTGCTGAATACATGCATGATAATCCTGCCTATCAAGTTATTTTTGAAGAAATTCCCAAGAAATTTTTTGCTACAACTATTGCTTTTGCACTCAGTTTCTATTTGCCTCATTTATTGTTTTGTACTAAAGCTGACAGGGTTTTATCAACGCCAAAGCAATGTGTATTATTAGCTTTATTGGGAGGAGTGAGTTTTTTTTGCCTGGACTTTTATCTATTATTTTCTGCTCCACATGCTCATAGTTTCAAACAAATTTTTATCGATTCATTCATGATCGCGTCTCTTTTACTCCTAATTATTGGCGTAGTTTATTTAACATTTTTATTGAACGACAAACAATATAAGGGCAAAGCATTAATTGAAGCCACAGAAGTAACGCTTTTTCCAATCTATCAATATTTGATTTGCTTCGCTGTGACCGTGATATTGGTTTGTTTGGCTTGTGAGTATCGAATCATAGCAATCAATAAAGACTTGGTTTTATCTGCCAGCTGTATTTTTTTTCCAATTACTATCATTATTAGTTCTATAGTTGGCGAATTGTGGGGTTATCAGGCCAATTTGAAATTAGCCTTGGCTCTTCTTGCAGCACAATTTATTTTTGACATTTTATTGATGGGGAGCGTTGCTTTGCCTTCTCCTCCTTTTTTTAATTTGAATCCTTTTTATCATTACATTATGCCACGCAGGTTATCTGCGGCATCGTTGTCTTTGTTTGTCACTTTTCTTGGTAATGCAATGTTGTTGCACTATTTAAAGTATTCAAAATGGAAAATTAACCGCTCCTTGCGAATATTAATCGCTAATATATCAGTCAACTCGTTATTATGTCTGGTTGATTACAGTTTGCTTTATGGCGGCATTTATCCTTATGAACAAATTATTAATTTAGCGGTGAGTGTTTGGCAATACAAACTATTGACGGCATTAATTTCTCTCCCTGTTATTTTATGGATGTGCAAGATTTTAGAAAAAAATTATTCATTAGTTGTGCAAGCAGAGAGAAATTAA
- the corA gene encoding magnesium/cobalt transporter CorA, producing the protein MNTHKTKASAKAGLLPGTAVYIGEHPPQPTQITIHIYDKKHYKRLDSFDTQQVKEAYEAGHNIWIDISGLADVEKITKICSQYNIHPLVIEDLLNTKQRPKLDIVDDYIFVVFKLLQSPPNHLSYNTEQFCLIIKQKLLLTFRESGKYNLSSIYQRLNGEHSLTREYGSDYLTYLIMDYIVDDYFNFVETSAQLLETLEDQLINKPETIKLQTLYTIKRRTITLRKIIPPLRDIVHLLLTDDGGLINKKYNLYFRDLYDHCIRLVESIDLHREMSASMLDIYLSTINNRMNESMKILTLFASIFIPLSFIAGVYGMNFKFMPELDWQYGYPMILVTMILLAILMLYFFKRKKLF; encoded by the coding sequence ATGAATACTCATAAAACAAAAGCTTCAGCAAAAGCGGGACTATTACCGGGAACTGCCGTATATATAGGTGAACACCCACCGCAACCGACTCAAATTACTATACATATTTATGACAAAAAACATTATAAACGATTAGATTCCTTCGATACCCAACAAGTGAAAGAGGCTTATGAAGCTGGACATAATATTTGGATTGATATTTCAGGTCTTGCAGACGTCGAAAAAATTACTAAAATTTGCTCACAATACAACATACACCCCTTGGTTATTGAGGATTTGCTTAATACCAAACAGAGACCCAAACTGGATATTGTAGATGATTATATTTTTGTTGTTTTTAAATTATTACAATCCCCTCCCAATCATTTATCCTATAATACAGAACAGTTCTGTTTAATCATCAAACAAAAGCTCTTACTCACATTCAGAGAGTCGGGAAAATATAATTTATCCTCTATTTATCAACGTCTCAATGGAGAGCATTCATTAACACGGGAATACGGAAGTGATTATTTGACCTATCTGATCATGGACTATATTGTTGATGATTATTTCAACTTTGTTGAAACCTCAGCCCAACTGCTTGAAACGTTGGAAGATCAATTAATTAATAAACCTGAAACAATTAAGTTACAAACGTTATACACCATCAAAAGAAGAACCATTACCCTTAGAAAAATCATTCCTCCGTTGAGAGATATTGTCCATTTGTTACTTACAGATGATGGGGGGCTAATCAATAAAAAATATAATCTTTACTTCAGGGACTTATATGATCATTGCATTCGCCTGGTAGAATCGATCGACTTGCATAGAGAAATGTCGGCAAGTATGCTGGATATATACCTGTCTACTATAAATAACCGGATGAATGAATCCATGAAAATTTTGACCTTGTTTGCCAGTATTTTTATTCCGTTAAGTTTTATTGCAGGGGTTTATGGAATGAATTTTAAATTTATGCCTGAGCTGGATTGGCAATACGGTTACCCTATGATTCTGGTTACCATGATACTTCTGGCGATACTCATGCTGTATTTTTTTAAACGAAAAAAATTATTTTAA
- a CDS encoding lpg2879 family Dot/Icm T4SS effector yields the protein MLQESIMKWFSSVVNGVKTIGSSLWEGSKWVWNNASLSKMTTGLFSYTANTTFQVLEQAIALRDAVPTLVNNPQAKKIAYGMGYILVNDVLPLVALNFANNTAQNYFREGYDEDASWYAPYSIFLSGLTLASYFVRAYTWRQGVQTVAHVAVLDSLGPSSFNSNKKSLPPSICDELDCNYKRKIKGWGREPLVLMGNDALTYGVSLIPYVGEPLSQVLRVYFNGRYIIRLTTPELCERHKYLAMKPESVLGFGLTFEATSMLMDKALESTVGMPPFLYYRALRHLLLLLHINVAAHMELPKSSLKDKASSFDPFNVYERVNRFVADVIFSGLIKRIPIDFKPDKDAEPLIPLSPALKFGTMVLNMDLEKEKKTTPGFFRKAIDKAYVLVLPPVFRGANGLINDPIVFMYWPTIRSGAISAVEFVEGVGKTKTMATLAWAPKTVAAAINLKFGIPKKVTRFVLMLSKEEDFWNLATAFKLWFERHNIKGEPKLITGSNLALNGVTPLEPTPISVEKGPIVSPHQLITEKDTKEVVPAKSLVPVRSQPQPGVVVTINPDSLFSTRRRRVNPDQEKVAITELSMTK from the coding sequence CTGTTGCAGGAGAGCATTATGAAGTGGTTTTCATCGGTGGTAAATGGAGTCAAAACTATTGGGTCAAGTCTGTGGGAAGGTTCAAAATGGGTTTGGAACAACGCCTCATTATCAAAAATGACGACTGGCTTATTTAGCTATACCGCAAATACAACTTTTCAAGTTTTAGAACAGGCAATAGCGTTGCGCGATGCTGTGCCCACCCTGGTCAATAATCCTCAGGCAAAGAAAATTGCCTATGGCATGGGTTATATTCTTGTTAACGATGTTTTGCCGTTAGTAGCTTTGAATTTTGCAAACAATACGGCACAAAATTATTTCAGAGAGGGCTACGATGAGGACGCTTCTTGGTATGCCCCTTATTCTATTTTTTTATCGGGATTAACTCTAGCGAGCTATTTTGTCAGAGCATACACCTGGCGGCAAGGAGTCCAAACCGTAGCCCATGTTGCGGTTCTTGACTCATTAGGCCCTTCCTCATTTAATTCAAATAAAAAATCACTTCCTCCTTCAATCTGTGATGAATTGGATTGCAACTATAAACGTAAAATTAAAGGTTGGGGAAGAGAGCCTCTTGTTTTAATGGGTAATGATGCACTGACTTACGGGGTGAGTTTAATTCCTTATGTAGGTGAGCCTCTCTCGCAAGTATTAAGAGTGTATTTCAATGGTCGCTATATTATTCGTTTAACCACACCAGAATTATGCGAGCGCCATAAATATCTGGCAATGAAACCAGAGTCTGTTTTAGGTTTTGGATTAACGTTTGAAGCGACAAGCATGTTAATGGATAAGGCATTGGAGTCTACTGTAGGCATGCCTCCATTTTTATATTACAGAGCCCTGCGTCATTTATTGCTACTGCTGCATATTAATGTTGCAGCACATATGGAGTTACCCAAGTCAAGTTTGAAAGACAAAGCATCGTCTTTCGATCCGTTTAATGTTTATGAACGTGTCAATCGCTTTGTGGCGGATGTCATATTTTCCGGTTTAATCAAGAGAATACCCATTGATTTCAAACCTGATAAAGATGCTGAACCATTAATTCCTTTATCTCCCGCCTTAAAATTTGGCACTATGGTATTAAACATGGATTTGGAGAAGGAAAAGAAAACAACTCCAGGATTTTTTAGGAAAGCCATAGATAAAGCGTATGTTTTGGTTTTACCCCCTGTATTTCGGGGTGCAAATGGCTTAATCAATGATCCAATTGTATTTATGTACTGGCCTACGATACGTTCAGGAGCTATTTCTGCTGTTGAATTTGTAGAGGGAGTTGGAAAAACCAAAACCATGGCTACTTTGGCATGGGCACCAAAAACTGTTGCGGCTGCCATCAATCTCAAATTTGGGATCCCCAAAAAAGTAACACGCTTTGTTTTAATGTTAAGCAAAGAAGAAGATTTCTGGAATCTGGCTACAGCGTTCAAGTTGTGGTTTGAGAGACACAATATCAAAGGTGAACCCAAATTAATTACAGGCTCCAATCTGGCTTTGAATGGGGTGACACCTCTTGAGCCTACTCCAATATCTGTTGAAAAGGGTCCTATAGTTTCTCCCCATCAACTCATTACGGAAAAAGATACGAAGGAAGTGGTGCCAGCCAAGAGCCTGGTTCCTGTTCGATCTCAGCCTCAGCCTGGAGTTGTGGTGACTATTAACCCGGATAGTTTATTTTCAACCAGAAGACGTCGGGTTAATCCAGATCAGGAAAAGGTTGCGATAACAGAACTTAGCATGACCAAATAA
- the nth gene encoding endonuclease III produces the protein MNKQKSKEIFKRFQEQNPHPTTELQYSTPFELLIAVMLSAQATDVSVNKATAKLFPVANTPQALLDLGLDRLKDYIKSIGLYNSKARNIMKTCEILIEQHEGQVPNQREALEALPGVGRKTANVVLNTAFGQPTIAVDTHIFRVANRIGIAKGNTPLAVEQELLKKVPHEFLHDAHHWLILHGRYVCTARKPHCKTCIIEDLCEYTDKNLL, from the coding sequence ATGAATAAACAAAAATCAAAAGAAATTTTCAAACGTTTTCAAGAGCAAAACCCTCATCCTACAACTGAGTTGCAATATAGTACCCCTTTTGAATTATTAATTGCCGTCATGCTTTCAGCCCAGGCAACGGATGTCAGTGTGAACAAAGCGACAGCCAAACTATTCCCAGTAGCTAACACTCCACAAGCCCTACTGGATTTGGGATTAGATAGATTAAAAGATTATATTAAATCCATAGGTCTATATAATAGCAAAGCACGAAATATCATGAAAACCTGTGAAATACTTATTGAACAACATGAGGGACAAGTTCCTAATCAGAGAGAGGCACTGGAAGCATTGCCTGGTGTTGGCCGAAAAACTGCAAATGTGGTTTTGAATACAGCATTTGGTCAGCCAACTATAGCTGTCGACACCCATATTTTCAGAGTAGCTAACCGGATTGGCATTGCGAAGGGTAATACACCCCTGGCTGTTGAGCAGGAGTTATTAAAAAAAGTGCCCCATGAGTTTTTACATGATGCTCATCACTGGTTAATATTACATGGCCGTTATGTCTGTACAGCACGTAAACCACATTGCAAGACGTGCATCATTGAGGATCTTTGCGAATACACAGACAAGAATTTACTTTAA
- a CDS encoding RnfABCDGE type electron transport complex subunit B, with product MASVKEIDALLPQTQCGECGYAGCLPYAEALAQGAAPINKCPPGGVETVNALGKLLHVDASPYLKEAIDNTRPPSVAAIKEDECIGCTKCIKACPVDAIIGSSKLMHAIITHECTGCGLCVDPCPVDCIEMVSLPAAGYDKDLARQRYNAKQMRQLRDEHEKQQIYRERKKLSAHPQDHTQDVEAKKNYILEALARVKAKKLYE from the coding sequence ATGGCCTCTGTTAAAGAAATTGATGCCCTATTGCCGCAAACCCAGTGTGGGGAATGCGGATATGCAGGTTGTTTGCCTTATGCTGAAGCGCTTGCCCAAGGAGCTGCCCCTATTAATAAATGCCCTCCTGGTGGTGTTGAAACTGTAAATGCTTTGGGAAAATTACTGCATGTTGATGCATCTCCATATTTGAAAGAAGCAATAGATAATACTCGGCCTCCTTCAGTTGCTGCTATCAAAGAGGATGAATGCATTGGTTGTACTAAATGCATCAAGGCCTGTCCTGTTGATGCAATTATTGGTAGTAGTAAATTAATGCATGCCATTATTACTCATGAGTGCACTGGATGCGGCTTGTGTGTGGATCCTTGTCCTGTTGACTGCATTGAGATGGTTAGTTTGCCTGCGGCTGGATATGATAAGGATTTGGCCCGCCAGCGTTATAATGCCAAACAAATGCGCCAGTTGCGGGATGAGCATGAAAAACAGCAAATATACAGGGAAAGAAAGAAACTTTCAGCCCACCCGCAAGATCATACTCAAGACGTAGAAGCAAAAAAAAATTATATTCTTGAGGCTTTGGCTAGGGTGAAAGCAAAAAAACTATATGAATAA